The Natator depressus isolate rNatDep1 chromosome 11, rNatDep2.hap1, whole genome shotgun sequence genome includes a window with the following:
- the YBEY gene encoding endoribonuclease YbeY isoform X2, with amino-acid sequence MSLVIRNLQKVIPLRRIPLRRRIEILQKILHVQQFDLGIICVSNRNIQLLNSTYRQQNVPTDVLSFPFHENLKAGELPQPSLRDEYNLGDVFLGVEYIYQQCQENGEDYYSILTVTAAHGLCHLLGYRHNTEADWEQMYQKEKHILEELNGITGTNLQPLTKNHF; translated from the exons ATGAGTTTAGTCATTCGAAATCTGCAGAAAGTCATCCCCCTCAGGCGAATCCCACTTCGCAGAAGAATAGAAATCCTTCAGAAGATTTTGCACGTGCAGCAGTTCGACCTGGGCATTATCTGCGTTAGTAACAGAAACATTCAACTTCTCAATAGCACCTACAGGCAACAAAATGTCCCCACCGATGTGCTTTCCTTCCCTTTTCATGAG AATCTGAAAGCAGGTGAGCTGCCTCAGCCTAGTCTTCGAGACGAATACAATCTTGGTGATGTTTTCCTAGGAGTAGAGTATATCTATCAGCAGTGCCAAGAAAATGGGGAGGATTACTACAGCATTCTTACA GTGACTGCAGCTCATGGGCTGTGCCATTTGCTGGGGTACCGGCACAACACAGAAGCGGACTGGGAGCAG ATGTATCAGAAGGAAAAACACATTCTTGAGGAGCTAAATGGAATCACTGGTACAAACCTCCAGCCACTGACTAAAAACCATTTCTGA
- the YBEY gene encoding endoribonuclease YbeY isoform X1, whose translation MSLVIRNLQKVIPLRRIPLRRRIEILQKILHVQQFDLGIICVSNRNIQLLNSTYRQQNVPTDVLSFPFHENLKAGELPQPSLRDEYNLGDVFLGVEYIYQQCQENGEDYYSILTVTAAHGLCHLLGYRHNTEADWEQEHPLDLPEAYPENTAEGTQKGEDKDCPQCGRWVDLPHARLAKRRSAEAGETKVPCHTRYARFPVLITGICILPPISRCNKPHWNLARTSGLTPFSCGKSLMSCLITHLIRACFLHLF comes from the exons ATGAGTTTAGTCATTCGAAATCTGCAGAAAGTCATCCCCCTCAGGCGAATCCCACTTCGCAGAAGAATAGAAATCCTTCAGAAGATTTTGCACGTGCAGCAGTTCGACCTGGGCATTATCTGCGTTAGTAACAGAAACATTCAACTTCTCAATAGCACCTACAGGCAACAAAATGTCCCCACCGATGTGCTTTCCTTCCCTTTTCATGAG AATCTGAAAGCAGGTGAGCTGCCTCAGCCTAGTCTTCGAGACGAATACAATCTTGGTGATGTTTTCCTAGGAGTAGAGTATATCTATCAGCAGTGCCAAGAAAATGGGGAGGATTACTACAGCATTCTTACA GTGACTGCAGCTCATGGGCTGTGCCATTTGCTGGGGTACCGGCACAACACAGAAGCGGACTGGGAGCAG GAACACCCCTTAGACCTCCCTGAGGCCTACCCAGAAAATACGGCCGAAGGAACACAGAAGGGGGAAGACAAAGACTGCCCCCAGTGTGGCAGATGGGTTGATTTACCCCATGCCCGTCTCGCCAAAAGGAGAAGTGCTGAGGCTGGTGAGACGAAGGTGCCTTGCCACACGAGGTATGCCAGGTTTCCTGTTCTGATAACTGGAATATGTATACTACCTCCCATAAGCAGGTGTAATAAACCACATTGGAATCTTGCCAGAACATCAGGATTAACACCTTTTTCTTGTGGAAAAAGCCTTATGAGCTGTTTAATAACCCATCTAATCAGGGCCTGCTTTTTACATCTTTTCTGA